Proteins from a single region of Pseudarthrobacter sp. NIBRBAC000502772:
- a CDS encoding MFS transporter, translated as MPTDRSTTDSSAGVNNASRPNEAAPNNALPSARKPKILARRRLKESDVNVVNQPMLKKALGGTIVGNTMEWFDVGVFGYLITTMGPVFLPEADKSVQTLFLLGTFAATFIARPLGGVVFGWLGDKIGRQKVLAATLMIMAASTFAVGLLPGYAQIGIWAAALLVILKLVQGFSTGGEYAGATTFVSEYAPDKRRGFFASFLDMGSYLGFALGAALVSVLQLTLGQTAMEEWGWRIPFLIAGPLGLIAIYFRNKIEESPQFQATLDAQESIGQAAAAADVDAAKSPVGIVKAYWRSLIVAMILVAAANTAGYALTSYMPTYLTESKGYDPVHGTLLTIPVLVIMALCIPLTGKLSDRIGRRPVLWIGAISTVVLATPAFLLIGVGDVWSTLAGLSLIAFPVTFYVANLASALPAQFPTANRYSAMGIAYNFAVAIFGGTTPFIVAALITATGDDMMPAYYLMATSAIGVVAIYFLKESAKRPLPGSMPSVDTQAEAKELVATQDENPLLDMADMPFESQDVTDAAAAKVPAGV; from the coding sequence ATGCCCACAGACCGAAGCACGACCGACTCTTCAGCAGGCGTGAACAACGCCAGCCGACCCAACGAAGCAGCACCAAATAACGCACTCCCAAGTGCGCGTAAGCCGAAGATCCTTGCTCGCCGCAGGCTCAAAGAGTCCGACGTGAACGTTGTAAACCAGCCCATGCTGAAAAAAGCGCTCGGCGGAACCATCGTGGGTAACACCATGGAGTGGTTCGACGTCGGCGTATTCGGCTACCTGATCACCACTATGGGACCTGTTTTCCTTCCCGAGGCCGACAAGTCCGTCCAGACGCTGTTCCTGCTTGGAACGTTCGCTGCCACCTTCATTGCCCGTCCACTCGGCGGCGTTGTGTTCGGCTGGCTCGGCGACAAGATCGGGCGGCAGAAAGTACTCGCCGCAACACTGATGATTATGGCTGCCAGTACGTTCGCCGTCGGGCTGTTGCCCGGATACGCCCAGATCGGCATCTGGGCCGCTGCGCTGCTGGTAATCCTGAAGCTTGTACAGGGCTTCTCCACCGGCGGTGAATACGCAGGCGCCACCACGTTCGTGAGCGAATACGCCCCGGATAAGCGCCGTGGATTCTTTGCAAGCTTCCTGGACATGGGCAGCTACCTCGGCTTTGCCCTGGGCGCGGCGTTGGTTTCTGTCCTGCAGCTGACCCTTGGCCAGACAGCCATGGAGGAATGGGGCTGGCGCATACCCTTCCTCATTGCCGGCCCGCTGGGCCTCATCGCCATCTACTTCCGGAACAAGATCGAGGAATCCCCTCAGTTCCAGGCCACCCTGGATGCCCAGGAATCCATCGGGCAGGCCGCCGCAGCAGCTGACGTGGACGCCGCCAAGAGTCCGGTCGGAATCGTCAAGGCCTATTGGCGCTCGCTCATCGTGGCCATGATCCTTGTGGCCGCTGCCAACACCGCCGGGTACGCCTTGACGTCCTACATGCCGACGTACCTCACGGAGTCCAAGGGCTACGATCCCGTCCACGGCACACTGCTGACCATCCCCGTGCTGGTCATCATGGCCTTGTGCATCCCGCTGACGGGCAAGCTGTCCGACCGCATCGGCCGCCGGCCGGTCCTCTGGATCGGCGCCATCAGCACCGTAGTGCTGGCTACGCCGGCATTCCTGCTGATCGGCGTCGGTGACGTCTGGTCCACGCTGGCAGGCCTCTCGCTGATCGCCTTCCCAGTGACGTTCTATGTTGCGAACCTCGCCTCGGCATTGCCCGCACAGTTCCCGACAGCCAACAGGTACAGCGCCATGGGTATCGCCTACAACTTCGCAGTTGCCATCTTCGGCGGCACTACGCCGTTCATCGTGGCAGCGCTGATCACGGCGACCGGCGATGACATGATGCCGGCCTACTACCTCATGGCCACCTCAGCCATCGGGGTTGTGGCCATCTACTTCCTGAAGGAATCAGCCAAGCGTCCGCTGCCCGGCTCCATGCCCAGCGTGGACACCCAGGCAGAGGCCAAGGAACTGGTTGCCACGCAGGATGAGAACCCGCTGTTGGACAT